One Archocentrus centrarchus isolate MPI-CPG fArcCen1 chromosome 10, fArcCen1, whole genome shotgun sequence genomic region harbors:
- the adgrg4a gene encoding adhesion G-protein coupled receptor G2, with product MTGSPMNPKDIIEKWVKEHLEVNKTMTVLNLVVKDTAARNMEHYSDLMASHDQQKQYYCTFHVQKYNKNNVSEIEILIHAALAPKYKNGSTVIQTAELTLKHIVPGNCLEDTTFTIHGKYTWPEEFPQKIQEIGCIDPTSERAFRLCTLDIETDMTSWADPYMKNCNQHLTISDLNNITVTPDNAAKVVDMIQDLVDIQLSNSSELSPSHLESVVEKLSEVVDESVVNSAVGADIVSIVSEILLSETDVTPVSNNFLNLTDRMGDNMEFQGESANLTAPSLGFSMINVDPDDFSGLTFGASIVLPTMSPEMFVDQGFVNKPHPTANATISLPSALNSFFPTGGRNTTRVQFQFYGTHELFQDVDINNASQSNWTLNSYIVSASINDSHVINLKDRVVVTFSHHNPKKPRDKVQCMFWDFQKNGGRGGWNSSGCETESISSHQTSCLCDHLTHFAVLMNVDRTPLSKTDEKILTVISFLGCGISSIFLGLTLLTYLIFEKLRKDYPSKILINLSAALQGLTMLFLLNTWLSSFSNYGLCIATAAVLHYFLLASFMWMGLEAVHMYLAFVKVFNTYIPSYILKFCVIGWGIPLVIVCLVLAIDKDAYGNLAHGENEMVLHSIDAFCWLQKDVVFYVTVVAFLGLILLCNISVFIVVLIQIKRMGSNKLSAKSHSSVLDVKSVASLTVLLGLTWLFGFFSFGPARAVLAYPFTVLNSLQGFFVFLFHCLIKEKVRKQWRIHLCCGRLRLSEYSDWSRSVTMGDRCKKKNLVNSDSLASGSSQ from the exons ATGACTGGCAGCCCTATGAATCCAAAGGACATTATTGAGAAATGG GTGAAAGAGCATTTAGAGGTGAATAAGACAATGACGGTATTGAATCTTGTTGTAAAAGACACTGCTGCCAG GAACATGGAGCATTATTCTGATTTAATG GCTTCCCATGACCAGCAAAAACA ATATTACTGTACCTTCCATGTtcagaaatacaacaaaaacaacgtGTCAGAAATTGAAATTTTAATTCATGCTGCCTTGGCACCAAAGTATAAAAATGGCTCTACTGTTATACAAACTGCGGAATTGACACTCAAACACATAG tgccaGGAAACTGTTTAGAAGATACTACTTTCACAATCCATGGAAAATACACATGGCCTGAAGAATTTCCACAAAAAATCCAAGAAATAGGATGCATTGACCCAACATCTGAGAGAGCCTTCAGACTCTG TACGTTAGACATTGAAACTGACATGACCAGCTGGGCTGACCCTTACATGAAGAACTGCAATCAACATCTAACAATATCAGACCTTAACAATATCACTGTCACTCCTG ataatgctgcTAAGGTCGTGGACATGATCCAGGACCTCGTGGATATTCAGTTAAGTAATAGCTCAGAGCTCTCGCCCTCCCACCTGGAATCTGTAGTGGAAAAGCTCAGCGAAGTCGTTGACGAAAGCGTCGTTAACTCTGCTGTTGGAGCCGACATTGTCAGCATTGTTTCTGAGATTCTGCTTTCCGAAACTGATGTTACTCCAGTTTCAAACAA TTTCCTCAATCTAACAGATAGGATGGGGGACAACATGGAATTTCAAGGTGAATCTGCAAATTTAACAGCTCCCTCACTGGGCTTTTCCATGATCAATGTGGATCCAGATGATTTCAGTGGTCTCACCTTTGGTGCGTCCATTGTTTTACCAACTATGAGCCCAGAG atgtttgtgGACCAGGGCTTTGTGAATAAACCACATCCCACTGCAAATGCAACCATCTCTTTGCCTTCTGCACTCAACAGCTTTTTCCCTACTGGAGGGAGAAATACAACTCgtgttcagtttcagttttatggAACACATGAGCTTTTCCAG GATGTGGACATAAACAATGCATCACAGAGCAACTGGACTTTAAACTCATATATCGTATCTGCCAGCATCAATGACAGCCATGTCATCAACCTGAAAGATCGAGTGGTGGTGACCTTCAGTCATCATAATCCCAAAAAG CCACGGGACAAGGTGCAATGTATGTTTTGGGATTTTCAGAAGAATG GTGGGCGGGGTGGTTGGAACAGCAGCGGCTGTGAAACTGAGAGCATTTCTTCTCATCAGACCAGCTGTCTCTGTGATCACCTCACACATTTTGCTGTGCTGATG AACGTAGACAGAACCCCTCTCAGTAAGACTGATGAAAAGATTTTGACAGTGATATCATTTCTTGGATGTGGTATATCCTCCATCTTTCTGGGCCTCACCCTCCTCACCTACCTTATTTTTGA GAAGCTACGAAAAGATTACCCATCTAAGATACTCATCAACCTGTCAGCTGCACTGCAGGGGCTGACCATGCTCTTCCTTCTTAACACTTGGCTGTCATCCTTCTCCAACTACGGTCTGTGTATTGCCACTGCTGCAGTGCTCCACTATTTCTTGTTGGCTTCCTTCATGTGGATGGGCCTGGAAGCTGTGCACATGTATCTTGCATTTGTCAAAGTCTTCAACACTTATATTCCATCTTACATCCTCAAGTTCTGTGTTATAGGATGGG GTATTCCTTTAGTAATAGTGTGCCTGGTGCTGGCCATAGATAAAGATGCCTATGGCAATCTTGCACatggagaaaatgaaatggTTCTTCATTCCATTGATGCTTT CTGCTGGCTGCAGAAAGATGTTGTCTTCTACGTGACAGTGGTGGCATTTCTTGGACTGATCCTGCTGTGCAACATATCTGTCTTCATCGTGGTTCTGATCCAAATTAAACGGATGGGGTCCAATAAACTGTCGGCAAAAAGCCATAGCTCTGTGCTCGACGTGAAGTCAGTTGCCAGTCTCACTGTCTTGTTAGGCCTGACGTGgttgtttggctttttttcatttggacCCGCCAGAGCAGTTCTGGCATACCCGTTCACTGTCCTCAACAGTTTGCAGG gtttctttgtgtttttgttccattGCTTGATAAAGGAAAAGGTGAGGAAACAGTGGAGAATCCACCTGTGCTGTGGACGTTTGAGACTCAGTGAATACTCAG ACTGGAGCCGCTCTGTGACTATGGGGGACCGCTGCAAAAAGAAGAATCTCGTTAACTCGGATTCACTTGCTTCTGGCAGCTCTCAATAG
- the LOC115786510 gene encoding tumor necrosis factor receptor superfamily member EDAR-like: MDVYLVEAHLCAFLLLVCCMLVQSEPICDQTEFLHLNGTCVACPTCVPGEELSEDCGFGDGGEGVCIPCEEGKFSTETGVAPCRRCTQCTLLNRREEAACSPTSDSLCGQCLPGYYELRSMAGEVELLCLPCYSHDKVHKECLLLTSQGFKAHSSTSSPKEIIRDPEEKRVKEETFSVVLIGSATAFLIFVLALLLWGFLLIAEKFKKFPVYAPKSEGQAVSAEGLARGLNSLSHDNEMHPTSIVINLTTNIKPSSPNKESITREEQQCFITQEMERKLQKIWEVAQGQSIEMLDYDSVQDLSILLDSADNINTLRRLGRSLGVPPHVIARIQGFQDLFQYLRTSTYTLLPQLAQAAVLLPNSEVFERIHRAVVNK, encoded by the exons ATGGATGTTTACCTAGTTGAggctcatctctgtgcttttcTGCTCCTG GTTTGCTGTATGCTGGTGCAATCTGAGCCCATCTGTGATCAGACAGAGTTCTTACACCTTAATGGCACTTGTGTTGCATGCCCTACATGTGTGCCTGGAGAAGAGCTCTCAGAG GACTGTGGCTTTGGAGATGGTGGGGAAGGCGTTTGTATTCCATGTGAAGAAGGAAAGTTCAGCACAGAAACAGGTGTGGCTCCCTGCAGAAGATGCACTCAGTGCACTCTGCTGAACCGCCGTGAGGAGGCAGCATGCTCACCCACCAGTGATAGCCTGTGTGGACAGTGCCTCCCAGG GTATTACGAACTCAGGAGCATGGCTGGGGAAGTGGAGTTGCTGTGCTTACCTTGTTATAGTCATGACAAAGTCCATAAAGAGTGTTTGCTTTTAACATCTCAAGGTTTTAAAGCAC ACAGTAGCACCAGCTCACCTAAGGAAATTATCAGAGACCCAGAAGAGAAGA gagTCAAAGAAGAAACTTTTTCAGTGGTCCTCATTGGTTCAGCAACAGCTTTCCTGATTTTCGTCCTTGCTCTGCTGCTTTGGGGTTTCCTCCTGATTGCTGAGAAATTCA AGAAGTTTCCTGTATATGCTCCCAAGTCTGAAGGACAGGCAGTTTCAGCTGAAGGTTTAGCAAG AGGTCTAAACTCACTGAGCCATGACAATGAGATGCATCCTACTTCTATTGTGATTAATCTCACCACCAACATCAAGCCCTCCAGTCCGAATAAAGAAAGCATCACACGGGAGGAACAACAATGCTTCATCACACAGGAG ATGGAGCGAAAATTGCAGAAAATATGGGAGGTTGCTCAAG GTCAGAGTATTGAGATGCTCGACTATGACTCAGTTCAGGACTTGTCCATCCTGCTTGACTCTGCTGACAACATCAACACCCTAAGGAGACTGGGACGGTCTTTGGGTGTCCCACCTCATGTCATTGCTCGTATCCAAGGCTTCCAGGACCTTTTTCAGTACTTACGCACCTCCACCTACACACTCTTGCCCCAGTTGGCCCAGGCTGCTGTGCTCTTGCCGAATTCTGAAGTTTTTGAGAGGATACACAGAGCTGTGGTGAACAAATGA